In one Rhodococcus sp. B50 genomic region, the following are encoded:
- a CDS encoding ABC transporter ATP-binding protein, whose translation MPLHSAPAARAQDLKKIYGSGETSVHALDGVTADFAAGEFTAIMGPSGSGKSTLMHCLAGLDSATSGAVFIGDTDLTTLSDKGMTQLRRDRIGFVFQAFNLVPTLTALENITLPVDIAGRKVDQEWLDTVVTRLGLTDRLGHRPGELSGGQQQRVACARALAGRPEIIFGDEPTGNLDSRSSGEVLSILRAAVDEFDQTVVIVTHDPRAAGYADRVVFLGDGRIVDEMREPTAERVLDRMKQFDPASAAPVAE comes from the coding sequence ATGCCACTGCACTCGGCCCCAGCAGCCCGCGCCCAGGACCTGAAGAAGATCTACGGCAGCGGAGAAACCTCGGTACACGCCCTCGACGGCGTGACCGCCGACTTCGCCGCCGGTGAGTTCACCGCGATCATGGGTCCCTCCGGATCGGGCAAGTCGACCCTCATGCACTGCCTCGCAGGTCTCGACAGCGCCACCTCCGGAGCGGTCTTCATCGGCGACACCGATCTGACGACCCTGTCCGACAAGGGGATGACCCAGTTGCGGCGCGACCGCATCGGGTTCGTCTTCCAGGCCTTCAACCTCGTTCCCACCCTCACCGCGCTCGAGAACATCACCCTGCCGGTGGACATCGCGGGCCGCAAGGTCGATCAGGAATGGCTCGACACCGTCGTCACCCGTCTCGGTCTCACCGACCGCCTCGGACACCGCCCCGGGGAGCTGTCCGGTGGTCAGCAGCAGCGCGTCGCGTGTGCGCGTGCCCTCGCCGGCCGGCCCGAGATCATCTTCGGCGACGAGCCGACCGGCAATCTCGACTCCCGCTCGTCCGGCGAGGTGCTCTCCATCCTCCGGGCCGCCGTCGACGAGTTCGACCAGACCGTCGTGATCGTCACCCACGACCCGCGTGCGGCCGGCTACGCCGACCGCGTGGTGTTCCTCGGCGACGGACGCATCGTCGACGAGATGCGCGAACCCACGGCCGAACGTGTGCTCGACCGGATGAAGCAGTTCGATCCCGCCTCCGCGGCACCCGTGGCGGAATAG
- a CDS encoding TetR/AcrR family transcriptional regulator: MTDVAGPRRPGRRPGNSGARDEILASARELFAAEGFDKTTVRAIAARAGVDPALVHHYFGTKLQLFTASIALPVDPRDVLAPVYAAPSRELGRTLATALLGVWDSPHRDAAVAMFRAQITGGDSGLIRSFLLEVALAPLLERIDRPVGTGRLRAELVATQMTGIMLVRYIIGLEPLASMPSEQLVEIVAPTIQRYLTGELPEA; the protein is encoded by the coding sequence GTGACCGACGTCGCCGGGCCCCGGCGCCCCGGCCGCCGCCCCGGAAACTCGGGCGCTCGCGACGAGATCCTCGCGAGTGCACGGGAACTGTTCGCCGCCGAGGGATTCGACAAGACGACGGTACGTGCGATCGCGGCCCGTGCCGGCGTGGACCCGGCGCTCGTGCACCACTACTTCGGCACCAAACTGCAGTTGTTCACGGCGTCCATCGCGCTGCCCGTCGATCCGCGGGACGTCCTCGCCCCCGTCTACGCGGCCCCGTCCCGGGAACTCGGCCGGACTCTCGCGACCGCCCTTCTCGGCGTGTGGGATTCCCCGCACCGCGACGCTGCCGTCGCGATGTTCCGTGCGCAGATCACCGGCGGCGACAGCGGTCTGATCCGCTCGTTCCTACTGGAGGTCGCGCTCGCGCCGCTGCTCGAGCGCATCGATCGTCCCGTCGGCACCGGCAGATTGCGCGCGGAGCTGGTGGCCACCCAGATGACCGGAATCATGTTGGTGCGCTACATCATCGGACTCGAACCACTCGCCTCGATGCCGTCGGAGCAGCTCGTCGAGATCGTCGCCCCCACGATCCAGCGGTATCTCACGGGTGAGCTGCCCGAGGCATGA
- a CDS encoding SDR family NAD(P)-dependent oxidoreductase, producing MGTLDGKVALITGAGQGIGQGVAFALAREGAAIAVTGRTEAKLVDTVEQIRALGGTAVPVVCDIADPDEITVAVDRTVDLLGGIDILVNNASFNPLGPLLDLKPAVLDKAYRTGPLAALHAMQLVHPIMKERGGGSIVNMVTSAAVRWDASGYGGYASTKEALRSLTRTAASEWGVDGIRVNAVAPHALSPGLKWWTETNPDEAAEFVNSIPLRRIGDPEQDIGRAVVWIVSDDARYLTGATIPLDGGQARWA from the coding sequence ATGGGCACACTCGACGGCAAGGTCGCGCTGATCACCGGGGCGGGGCAGGGGATCGGTCAGGGAGTGGCGTTCGCGCTGGCCCGCGAAGGCGCGGCGATCGCGGTCACCGGCCGGACCGAAGCGAAACTGGTGGACACTGTCGAGCAGATCCGCGCTCTCGGGGGCACTGCGGTGCCGGTCGTGTGCGACATCGCCGATCCGGACGAGATCACCGTGGCGGTGGACCGGACGGTCGACCTGCTCGGTGGCATCGACATCCTCGTCAACAACGCGAGCTTCAACCCGCTCGGGCCGCTGCTCGACCTGAAGCCGGCCGTGCTGGACAAGGCGTACCGGACCGGTCCGCTCGCCGCGCTGCACGCCATGCAACTCGTCCATCCGATCATGAAGGAACGCGGCGGCGGTTCGATCGTCAACATGGTCACCTCCGCCGCGGTGCGCTGGGACGCGAGCGGTTACGGCGGCTACGCCTCGACCAAGGAAGCACTGCGATCGTTGACCCGCACTGCGGCCTCCGAATGGGGCGTCGACGGCATCCGCGTCAACGCCGTCGCCCCGCACGCCCTGTCGCCGGGCCTGAAATGGTGGACCGAGACGAATCCGGACGAGGCCGCCGAGTTCGTGAACTCCATCCCGCTCCGCCGCATCGGCGACCCCGAACAGGACATCGGCCGCGCCGTGGTGTGGATTGTGAGCGACGACGCACGCTACCTCACCGGCGCGACGATCCCGTTGGACGGAGGCCAGGCACGCTGGGCCTGA